A window from Salarias fasciatus chromosome 11, fSalaFa1.1, whole genome shotgun sequence encodes these proteins:
- the thrap3a gene encoding thyroid hormone receptor-associated protein 3 isoform X2 — protein sequence MKTHSSSRSRSRSRSRSRSHSPSYNREKKYPRGYQNNREYRGYHRGFRRPYNFRGRGRGYFPRGRYQRGGGGGGGGRGGGGGYNNNNHQNYRSNWKNYKQNPQKQQHQQQNNSRGRSHNVQKRSGSPPHGHPQHSDRSSSPLSRHSQQSSSSSHSSSPPKCRPALPLASPNSKDAKEEQFASKEVQKGGGGDEEPAERAGLLAGEAREGAGGGKTEGSWQGLADYSGSLKKNSPVVSAAVTVGQNSPNTSQANPAKVINDTGNGAPAWQTGCSSSATKSAPHEGLNPMLSSFDFFSNEEYLDGDKAAISIAFRKFLEEQNKKAKSARENCKNTEANAVEAEQGKVNGKTSTVTSESLSRKRKEDDDGEVSLSSFLKASPFLSADVEEEEEIIVKPPSKSLHKDWHNGDESSKPKTKVTHSARELFEECFGKWQNATFSQFANSDLDAIAEEIYRSGKQDKAVAIAAALAKREFTVKYDELSSDTSCKERKMLKSPSIASSALPPRRNSDREMFLVRGEDPPLAPSRKQETKVNVRMDLFGDGLLSSSDILAEERQLSQDLVQASKKDQEFRSIFQHVQAAPPLQRCPSELFAQHIVAIVHHIKAQHFPSSGMTLNERFTLYQRQAAEKEMMKPRKSPEIHRRIDVSPSAFKKHSQLFEAMKSSEDGTYKDGGEKLKGDPTDLRLDIERRKKYSTHDRDHNQDGGRDMGESLNSSRERSVERLSKHRKKSKKSKNKRSRSSSSSSSSSSKSQKEEDMPRERSNPKDESCNRVRMGQRESPGDVETGRPRGGFQVRIRGRGWNRGNYQGNSSNSNAVNVAVQQKNEDWNPEYTPKSKKYYLHDDRDESECKWMDNRGRGRGGLARGRARFIIRKATGASNGNSLKWALDTFPASEELRRPREEEADQDHKGAELNGT from the exons atgaaaacacacagtag CTCGAGGTCtcggtcaaggtcaaggtcacgTTCAAGATCCCATTCTCCATCTTATAACCGGGAGAAGAAATACCCGAGGGGATACCAGAACAACCGGGAGTACCGGGGCTACCACCGCGGCTTCCGGAGGCCCTACAACTTCAGGGGCCGGGGGCGAGGCTACTTCCCCCGTGGACGCTACcagcgtggtggtggtggcggcggtggaggtagaggcgggggcggcggatacaacaacaacaaccaccaaaaCTATCGCTCCAACTGGAAGAATTACAAGCAAAACCCTCAAAAGCAACAGCACCAGCAGCAAAACAATTCACGAGGACGGTCACATAACGTGCAGAAGCGCTCAGGAAGCCCTCCCCATGGCCACCCACAGCACTCCGACCGGTCCTCCAGCCCTCTGTCCAGACACTCGCAGCAGTCTTCCTCCTcgtcacactcctcctcccctccgaaATGCAGACCGGCCTTGCCGCTGGCCAGCCCGAACTCCAAGGATGCGAAAGAGGAGCAATTTGCCTCCAAGGAGGTCCAGAAGGGTGGAGGGGGAGACGAGGAGCCGGCGGAGCGTGCTGGGTTGTTGGCAGGAGAAGCCAGAGAGGGAGCAGGCGGCGGGAAGACGGAGGGGAGCTGGCAGGGCCTGGCCGACTACAGCGGCAGTCTAAAGAAAAACAGCCCTGTGGTCAGCGCCGCCGTTACTGTCGGTCAGAACAGCCCCAACACTTCCCAGGCCAACCCTGCTAAGGTCATAAATGACACAGGCAATGGCGCCCCCGCGTGGCAGACGGGCTGTAGTTCATCTGCAACAAAGTCAGCCCCACATGAAGGTCTGAATCCGATGCTCTCCAGCTTTGACTTCTTCTCCAATGAGGAATATCTGGATGGAGATAAAGCTGCGATCTCCATCGCCTTCAGGAA gtttctggaggagcaaaacaaaaaagctaaaTCTGCTCGGGAAAATTGCAAGAACACAGAGGCTAATGCTGTGGAAGCAGAACAAGGAAAAGTAAATGGCAAAACCTCTACGGTTACTTCTGAGTCGTTATCAAGAAAACGCAAAGAAGACGACGACGGCGAGGTGTCTCTGAGCAGCTTTCTGAAAGCTTCTCCTTTTCTGTCTGCtgatgtggaggaagaggaagagataaTCGTCAAGCCACCGTCAAAGTCCCTCCACAAAGACTGGCACAATGGGGACGAGTCCTCTAAGCCAAAGACTAAGGTCACCCATTCAGCCCGAGAACTGTTTGAAGAATGCTTTGGCAAGTGGCAGAATGCGACCTTCTCACAGTTTGCTAACAGCGACCTTGACGCCATAGCGGAGGAGATATACCGCAGCGGGAAGCAGGATAAAGCTGTGGCCATCGCTGCTGCTCTCGCTAAGAGGGAATTCACAGTGAAATATGACGAACTGTCCTCAGACACCAGCTGTAAAGAAAGGAAGATGTTAAAATCTCCCTCTATCGCATCTTCAGCTTTACCGCCGAGGAGAAACTCTGACAGAGAAATGTTTCTGGTCAGGGGCGAGGACCCGCCTCTCGCGCCCTcgagaaaacaggaaacaaaagtTAATGTCAGAATGGATCTCTTCGGAGATGGCCTTTTAAG CTCTTCTGATATTTTAGCCGAAGAGCGACAGTTGTCTCAGGATCTGGTGCAGGCCTCAAAGAAGGATCAGGAGTTCCGCTCCATCTTTCAGCATGTTCAGGCCGCTCCCCCGCTACAGAGGTGTCCCTCTGAACTGTTTGCTCAGCACATTGTTGCCATTGTTCACCACATCAAAG CTCAGCACTTTCCATCTTCAGGCATGACTCTAAACGAGCGATTCACCTTGTACCAAAGACAAGCTGCAGAGAAGGAAATGATGAAGCCCAGAAAAAGCCCAGAGATACACAG GCGAATTGATGTTTCACCAAGTGCTTTTAAGAAACACTCTCAACTTTTTGAGGCGATGAAAAGCTCAGAGGATGGCACTTACAAG GACGGCGGGGAAAAACTTAAAGGTGACCCCACGGACCTCCGCCTGGATATTGAGCGCCGCAAAAAGTATTCTACCCATGACAGAGATCACAATCAGGATGGAGGAAGAGATATGGGAGAGTCCCTGAATTCTAGCAGGGAGAGATCTGTGGAGAGGCTTTCTAAGCACCGCAAGAAGTCCAA AAAAAGTAAGAACAAGCGCTCTCGCTCCAgttcgtcctcctcttcctcgtcctctaAGTCTCAGAAGGAGGAAGATATGCCTCGCGAAAGGTCCAACCCCAAAGACGAAAGCTGTAACAGGGTCCGAATGGGCCAAAGAGAGTCACCAGGAGACGTGGAGACAGGACGGCCTCGAGGAGGATTT cAAGTAAGAATTCGTGGGAGAGGCTGGAACAGAGGAAATTATCAAGGAAACAGTTCAAACAGTAATGCTGTAAACGTGGCAGTGcagcaaaaaaatgaagacTGGAACCCCGAATACACTCCCAAGAGCAAAAAGTACTACCTG CACGACGACAGAGACGAGTCGGAGTGCAAGTGGATGGATAATCGAGGGCGAGGACGGGGGGGCTTGGCGCGCGGGAGGGCTCGATTCATCATCCGCAAAGCCACGGGAGCATCCAACGGCAACAGCCTCAAGTGGGCCCTCGATACGTTCCCCGCCAGCGAGGAGCTGCGCCGCCCACGTGAGGAGGAGGCAGACCAGGACCACAAAGGAGCTGAACTGAACGGAACTTGa
- the thrap3a gene encoding thyroid hormone receptor-associated protein 3 isoform X1, whose protein sequence is MSRATKSASRSRSRSRSRSRSRSSSRSRSRSRSRSRKRRYCSRSRSRSRSRSRSHSPSYNREKKYPRGYQNNREYRGYHRGFRRPYNFRGRGRGYFPRGRYQRGGGGGGGGRGGGGGYNNNNHQNYRSNWKNYKQNPQKQQHQQQNNSRGRSHNVQKRSGSPPHGHPQHSDRSSSPLSRHSQQSSSSSHSSSPPKCRPALPLASPNSKDAKEEQFASKEVQKGGGGDEEPAERAGLLAGEAREGAGGGKTEGSWQGLADYSGSLKKNSPVVSAAVTVGQNSPNTSQANPAKVINDTGNGAPAWQTGCSSSATKSAPHEGLNPMLSSFDFFSNEEYLDGDKAAISIAFRKFLEEQNKKAKSARENCKNTEANAVEAEQGKVNGKTSTVTSESLSRKRKEDDDGEVSLSSFLKASPFLSADVEEEEEIIVKPPSKSLHKDWHNGDESSKPKTKVTHSARELFEECFGKWQNATFSQFANSDLDAIAEEIYRSGKQDKAVAIAAALAKREFTVKYDELSSDTSCKERKMLKSPSIASSALPPRRNSDREMFLVRGEDPPLAPSRKQETKVNVRMDLFGDGLLSSSDILAEERQLSQDLVQASKKDQEFRSIFQHVQAAPPLQRCPSELFAQHIVAIVHHIKAQHFPSSGMTLNERFTLYQRQAAEKEMMKPRKSPEIHRRIDVSPSAFKKHSQLFEAMKSSEDGTYKDGGEKLKGDPTDLRLDIERRKKYSTHDRDHNQDGGRDMGESLNSSRERSVERLSKHRKKSKKSKNKRSRSSSSSSSSSSKSQKEEDMPRERSNPKDESCNRVRMGQRESPGDVETGRPRGGFQVRIRGRGWNRGNYQGNSSNSNAVNVAVQQKNEDWNPEYTPKSKKYYLHDDRDESECKWMDNRGRGRGGLARGRARFIIRKATGASNGNSLKWALDTFPASEELRRPREEEADQDHKGAELNGT, encoded by the exons ATGTCCAGAGCCACGAAATCCGCCTCCAGGTCTCGGAGCCGATCGAGATCCAGATCAAGGTCCCGCTCGTCCTCCCGCTCCAGGAGTCGctccaggtcccggtccaggaAACGCCGCTACTG CTCGAGGTCtcggtcaaggtcaaggtcacgTTCAAGATCCCATTCTCCATCTTATAACCGGGAGAAGAAATACCCGAGGGGATACCAGAACAACCGGGAGTACCGGGGCTACCACCGCGGCTTCCGGAGGCCCTACAACTTCAGGGGCCGGGGGCGAGGCTACTTCCCCCGTGGACGCTACcagcgtggtggtggtggcggcggtggaggtagaggcgggggcggcggatacaacaacaacaaccaccaaaaCTATCGCTCCAACTGGAAGAATTACAAGCAAAACCCTCAAAAGCAACAGCACCAGCAGCAAAACAATTCACGAGGACGGTCACATAACGTGCAGAAGCGCTCAGGAAGCCCTCCCCATGGCCACCCACAGCACTCCGACCGGTCCTCCAGCCCTCTGTCCAGACACTCGCAGCAGTCTTCCTCCTcgtcacactcctcctcccctccgaaATGCAGACCGGCCTTGCCGCTGGCCAGCCCGAACTCCAAGGATGCGAAAGAGGAGCAATTTGCCTCCAAGGAGGTCCAGAAGGGTGGAGGGGGAGACGAGGAGCCGGCGGAGCGTGCTGGGTTGTTGGCAGGAGAAGCCAGAGAGGGAGCAGGCGGCGGGAAGACGGAGGGGAGCTGGCAGGGCCTGGCCGACTACAGCGGCAGTCTAAAGAAAAACAGCCCTGTGGTCAGCGCCGCCGTTACTGTCGGTCAGAACAGCCCCAACACTTCCCAGGCCAACCCTGCTAAGGTCATAAATGACACAGGCAATGGCGCCCCCGCGTGGCAGACGGGCTGTAGTTCATCTGCAACAAAGTCAGCCCCACATGAAGGTCTGAATCCGATGCTCTCCAGCTTTGACTTCTTCTCCAATGAGGAATATCTGGATGGAGATAAAGCTGCGATCTCCATCGCCTTCAGGAA gtttctggaggagcaaaacaaaaaagctaaaTCTGCTCGGGAAAATTGCAAGAACACAGAGGCTAATGCTGTGGAAGCAGAACAAGGAAAAGTAAATGGCAAAACCTCTACGGTTACTTCTGAGTCGTTATCAAGAAAACGCAAAGAAGACGACGACGGCGAGGTGTCTCTGAGCAGCTTTCTGAAAGCTTCTCCTTTTCTGTCTGCtgatgtggaggaagaggaagagataaTCGTCAAGCCACCGTCAAAGTCCCTCCACAAAGACTGGCACAATGGGGACGAGTCCTCTAAGCCAAAGACTAAGGTCACCCATTCAGCCCGAGAACTGTTTGAAGAATGCTTTGGCAAGTGGCAGAATGCGACCTTCTCACAGTTTGCTAACAGCGACCTTGACGCCATAGCGGAGGAGATATACCGCAGCGGGAAGCAGGATAAAGCTGTGGCCATCGCTGCTGCTCTCGCTAAGAGGGAATTCACAGTGAAATATGACGAACTGTCCTCAGACACCAGCTGTAAAGAAAGGAAGATGTTAAAATCTCCCTCTATCGCATCTTCAGCTTTACCGCCGAGGAGAAACTCTGACAGAGAAATGTTTCTGGTCAGGGGCGAGGACCCGCCTCTCGCGCCCTcgagaaaacaggaaacaaaagtTAATGTCAGAATGGATCTCTTCGGAGATGGCCTTTTAAG CTCTTCTGATATTTTAGCCGAAGAGCGACAGTTGTCTCAGGATCTGGTGCAGGCCTCAAAGAAGGATCAGGAGTTCCGCTCCATCTTTCAGCATGTTCAGGCCGCTCCCCCGCTACAGAGGTGTCCCTCTGAACTGTTTGCTCAGCACATTGTTGCCATTGTTCACCACATCAAAG CTCAGCACTTTCCATCTTCAGGCATGACTCTAAACGAGCGATTCACCTTGTACCAAAGACAAGCTGCAGAGAAGGAAATGATGAAGCCCAGAAAAAGCCCAGAGATACACAG GCGAATTGATGTTTCACCAAGTGCTTTTAAGAAACACTCTCAACTTTTTGAGGCGATGAAAAGCTCAGAGGATGGCACTTACAAG GACGGCGGGGAAAAACTTAAAGGTGACCCCACGGACCTCCGCCTGGATATTGAGCGCCGCAAAAAGTATTCTACCCATGACAGAGATCACAATCAGGATGGAGGAAGAGATATGGGAGAGTCCCTGAATTCTAGCAGGGAGAGATCTGTGGAGAGGCTTTCTAAGCACCGCAAGAAGTCCAA AAAAAGTAAGAACAAGCGCTCTCGCTCCAgttcgtcctcctcttcctcgtcctctaAGTCTCAGAAGGAGGAAGATATGCCTCGCGAAAGGTCCAACCCCAAAGACGAAAGCTGTAACAGGGTCCGAATGGGCCAAAGAGAGTCACCAGGAGACGTGGAGACAGGACGGCCTCGAGGAGGATTT cAAGTAAGAATTCGTGGGAGAGGCTGGAACAGAGGAAATTATCAAGGAAACAGTTCAAACAGTAATGCTGTAAACGTGGCAGTGcagcaaaaaaatgaagacTGGAACCCCGAATACACTCCCAAGAGCAAAAAGTACTACCTG CACGACGACAGAGACGAGTCGGAGTGCAAGTGGATGGATAATCGAGGGCGAGGACGGGGGGGCTTGGCGCGCGGGAGGGCTCGATTCATCATCCGCAAAGCCACGGGAGCATCCAACGGCAACAGCCTCAAGTGGGCCCTCGATACGTTCCCCGCCAGCGAGGAGCTGCGCCGCCCACGTGAGGAGGAGGCAGACCAGGACCACAAAGGAGCTGAACTGAACGGAACTTGa